The following proteins are co-located in the uncultured Propionivibrio sp. genome:
- a CDS encoding MFS transporter, giving the protein MSERPPASPTPPTPPAQPQPLTGGQLVLGTVALSLATFMNVLDSSIANVSIPAIAGDFGVSPNQGTWVITSFAVSNAIAVPLTGWLTQRFGMVRLFTLSTALFVLASFLCGLAPSLGLLIFFRILQGLVAGPMIPLSQALLLQSYPRTKAGIALALWSMTTPGGTGHGAAARRLDHRQHELAVDLLHQHPRRTRVDGAHLEPLPLA; this is encoded by the coding sequence GTGAGCGAACGGCCCCCCGCCTCTCCTACGCCACCTACGCCGCCCGCCCAGCCGCAACCGCTGACCGGCGGACAACTCGTCCTGGGCACGGTAGCGCTGTCGCTGGCCACCTTCATGAACGTGCTCGACTCGTCGATCGCCAACGTCTCGATCCCGGCCATCGCCGGCGACTTCGGCGTCAGCCCCAACCAGGGCACCTGGGTGATCACCAGCTTCGCCGTCTCGAACGCCATCGCCGTGCCGCTGACCGGCTGGCTGACGCAGCGCTTCGGCATGGTGCGGCTATTCACGCTGAGCACCGCCCTGTTCGTCCTCGCCTCCTTCCTCTGCGGCCTCGCGCCGAGCCTCGGCCTGCTGATTTTCTTCCGCATCCTGCAGGGGCTCGTCGCCGGGCCGATGATCCCGCTGTCGCAGGCCCTGCTGCTGCAGAGCTATCCGCGCACCAAGGCCGGCATCGCGCTCGCCCTGTGGTCGATGACGACGCCTGGTGGCACCGGTCATGGGGCCGCTGCTCGGCGGCTGGATCACCGACAACATGAGCTGGCCGTGGATCTTCTACATCAACATCCCCGTCGGACTCGTGTCGACGGCGCTCACCTGGAGCCTCTACCGCTCGCGTGA